In Candidatus Deferrimicrobiaceae bacterium, the genomic window TTCCTCCGCGGGGGCGCCTTCAAGCCGCGCACCTCCCCGTACGCGTTTCTGGGGCTGGGGGAGGAGGGGCTCCGGTACCTCGCCGAGGCGCGCGAGGCGACGGGCCTGCCGGTGGCCACCGAGCTCATGGACCCTCGCGACATCGACCTCGTGGTCCGGTACGCCGACGTGATCCAGATCGGGGCGCGCAACATGCAGAACTTCCGGCTCCTGACCGAGGTGGGCCGCCTCGACAAGCCCGTCATCCTCAAGCGCGGGATGAGCGCGACGATCATGGAGTGGCTGATGTCGGCCGAATACATCGCCTCGGAGGGGAACCGGGAGATCATCCTTTGCGAGCGCGGGGTCCGGACCTTCGAGTCGGCCACCCGGAACACCTTCGACGTCTCGGCCATCCCCGTCGTGAAAAGCCTCTCCCATCTTCCGGTGATCGCCGACCCGAGCCACGCCGCGGGGAAGATGAGCCTGGTCGAGCCGCTCGCCGCGGCCGCCATCGCCGCCGGCGCGGACGGCGTCATGGTGGAGGTCCATCACGACCCCGAGACGGCTCTCTCCGACGGCCCGCAGTCCCTGCGGCCGGAAGCCTTCCGGGAGATGGTCGTGCGGCTGAAAGGGATCGCGACCGCCGTGGGGAAGAAGCTGGGGAACGCGTGATCGCGCAGCGGATCGGGATCGTGGGGCTGGGGCTCATCGGCGGGTCGCTCGCCCTCTCGCTGAAAGGGAAGCCGGGCGCGCCCGAGGTCTGGGGGTGCGACCGCCGGAAGGACACTGCCCGGATGGCGAAAGAAGCCGGCGCCATCGCCCGTGCCTGCACCGAGACCGGAATCGCGTCGTGCGACGTCGTCGTGGTGTGCGTGCCGGTGATCCGGTCCGTCGGACTCATCCGGCGGCTGGGAAAAAGGATGCGGCCGGGGTCGGTGCTGACCGACGTCGGAAGCGCCAAGGCGGAGATCGTCCGGGCCGGGCAGGGGAGCATGGCGCGCGGAGCGGAGTTCGTCGGCGGGCACCCGATCGCGGGGACCGAAAACTCCGGATACGCCGCGGCGGACCCCTCCCTGTTCCGCGGGAGGACGTCGATCATCACCCCGTCGGGAAAAAACAGCGAGGCGGCCCTGCGGCGCGTCGAGGCGCTGTGGAGAATGACGGGAGCCCGGGTGCTGCGGATGGACCCGGAAACCCACGACCACGTCTTCGCCTACGTCTCCCACCTCCCCCACGCCGTCGCCTACTCCCTCGTCCATTCCGTGGCGACCCTCGATTCCCGGGTCCCTCTCGGGTACTCCGCGGGGGGGTTCCGGGACTTCACGAGGATCGCCTCGAGCAACCCGGAGATGTGGAAGGACATCGTCCTCCAGAACCGGACCGAGGTCCTCCGGGCGACCGCCCACTACCGGAAGAATTTCACGCAGCTCGAGGGGCTCATCCGCCGGGGGGACGAAAAGGGGCTGCTGGCCTATTTCCGGAAGGCGAAGCGGACGAGAGACCGGCTGTAGTGTACCGTCTCGTAAATAGCTTGAAGCACCGAGAGCGCCGATGCGCCGCGCCGGCAAGGCGCGCGACTGAGGATGGGGGGGGACACTCCTGGGTTATTCGCCGAGAAAATCAGGAGTGTCCCCCTTGTTGCAAGAAGCGCAACGAAGCTGGCGCGAGGGGCCTGTCCCCGGAAGGGGCGGCAGCCGAGGCGAAGCGGATGCGCCGTCAGACCGCGAAGGACGACCGAGCACGGCGCAGGCGTACTTCCGGTACGCCGAGCCGGGCGCAGGGAATCCGACAAAGGGCTGGCGGTGCAGACCGAGCCGCAGGCGCCGGTCGCCCAAAGGGCTGCCTTTTCTGCTGCGACCAGCGATCCCCGGGCTGCGTCGGGCGTGCTCGTCGCTCGCTTGTGCGGCGTACTGACCGTACGCCTCCGCGCTCGCTCCTGCGCTTGCCCGCCTCGCCTCGGGTCTCCCTTGTCTCGCGACGAAACCCTTCCGGGGACCGGCCCCCTGTAGCGGCGATCGAATGCCAAGGGATTTGCGAGACGGTGCACTAACATGGGGAAAACGGCGAGGATATCGGGGACCGTCACCGTCCCCGGGGACAAGTCGATCAGCCACCGGGCCGTGATGTTCGCCTCGATGGCCGACGGGCAAAGCCGCATCCGGGGCTTCCTCCCCGCGGAGGACACCCTGCGCACGGTGGGGATGATGATCGCGCTGGGCGTCGATATCCGGGAAAGCTCCCCCACGGAGATCCGCGTCAACGGGCGGGGGATGCGGGGGTTCACCGAGCCGCAGGATGTCATCGACGCGGGGAACTCCGGGACCACGATCCGGATCGGGTCCGGTCTCCTCGCCGCCCAGCCCTTCGTTTCCGTCGTGACGGGCGACCCGTACCTTCGCCGCCGGCCGATGGGGCGCATCGTCCTCCCGCTCACCCGGATGGGCGCTACGATCACCGGGCGGAAGGGGAACACCCTTCCTCCCCTCTGCATCCAGGGGGGGGACCTGCGCGGGATCCGGCACGAGATGCCCGTCCCCTCGGCCCAGGTGAAGTCGTCGATCCTGCTCGCCGGCCTCCACGCCGACTCCCCGGTGACCGTCGTCGAGCCGCTCCCTTCGCGGGACCACACCGAGCGGATGCTCCTGTCGATGGGGGCCAGGGTCGCGCGGGAAGGGAACGAGGTCACCGTCTTCCCGGCCGAGCGGCTCCATCCTCTCGCGATCACCGTCCCGGGGGACATCTCGTCGGCGTCGTTCTTCCTCGTCCTGGCCGCCTCCGTTCCCGGCGCGATCCTCCACATTCCCGGGGTGGGGGTCAACCCGGGAAGAACCGGCCTGATTTCCGTGCTGCGCAGGATGGGCGCGGGCGTCCGGTTCGAGTCTCCCCGGGAAGAGGGGGGCGAGCCGGTGGCCGACATCGTGGTCGAGGGGCGCGGCCTTGCCGCCACGGAAGTTCCCCCCGAGGAGGTCCCCGCGCTGATCGACGAGGTTCCGGCGATCTGCGTGGCCGCCGCCCTGGCGGAGGGCCGCACGGAGATCCGCGGGGCGGGCGAGCTTCGCGTCAAGGAGTCCGACCGGATCGGGGCGATGGTCAAGGAGCTTTCCTTCCTCGGGGTGCCGTGCGGAGAATACCCCGACGGCCTGTGGGTGAAGGGGCCGGCCCGGATCACCGGGGGACAGCGGGTCGAAAGCCACGGGGACCACCGGATCGCCATGGCGTTTCTCGTTCTGTCCGCGGCATCGGGCGTCCCGGTGGAGGTGAACGACACGGCGTGCATCGCCACCTCGTTCCCCGGGTTCCCCGAGAAGTTGCGGGAGGTCCTCGGGTGAGGGAAAGGCCGATCGTGACGATCGACGGCCCCTCCGGGGCGGGGAAGACGACGGTTTCGAAACGGCTTGCGCAGCGCGCCTCCCTTACCCGGATCGACACGGGTGCGATGTACAGGGCGTGCGCCCTGGCGGCCCAAAGGGCCGGAATTTCCTGGTCCGAAGGGAAGAGGCTCGGCGCCCTGTGCGCGGAGCTTCCGATCGGGTTCCGGCGGGAAGGGGGGGAGGAGCGGGTCACCCTGTCCGGCGAGGACGTGACCGACGCGATCCGCACCCCCGGGATCAGCATGGGGGCGTCGGAGGTGTCCGTCCACCTCCCGATTCGGGAGGCCATGGTGGCCCTCCAGAGGAAGATGGGGGAAGGAGGCGGGGTCGTTCTCGAGGGGCGCGACACGGGGACGGTCGTCTTTCCGGACGCCGACGCGAAGTTCTTCCTCGACGCCCACGCGGCGGTCCGTGCCCTCCGGCGCTACCGCGAGTGGGGGGCGGGGGAAAAGAATACGTACGAGGAGGTCTATCGGGACGTGCTCCGGCGGGACATCCAGGACAGCACGAGGTCGCATTCGCCGCTCCGGATGGCGGAAGGGGTGGTCTACATCGACTCGACGACCCTTTCGGTCGAAGAGGTGGTCGAGGAGATGCTGCGCGTCATTCCGCAGCCCGCGCCCGAAGCCGGGGGGGGCAAGACGTCGTGAGACGCATCCTCATCGCCCGCAGCGCCGGTTTCTGCTTCGGCGTGAAAAGGGCGATCTCGCTGGCCAACGAAACCGCCGGGGCGGGGGAAGGCGCTTCCCCCCCGGAGCCCCCGATCTACTCGCTCGGTCCCCTCATCCACAACCCCCAGGCGGTGCAGGAGCTCGAGGAACGGGGGGTGCATGTCGTCCGGTCGGTGGATGAGATCCCTTGCGGAAAGGTCATCGTCCGCTCCCACGGCATCACCCGGCCGGATCACGAGTCGCTGGTCGCGAAGGGGGTACGGATCATTGACGCCACCTGCCCCTTCGTCAACAAGGCGCAGGAGCACGCACGGTCGTTGAGCCGCGAGGGGTACGCGATGATCGTGGTGGGCGACGCGAACCATCCGGAAGTAAAAAGCATTATCAGCTACATCGAGCCCGGGGTGCCGGTCTTCACCTCGCTTTCCGACATCCGGGACACCGCCGGGACCAGGAAGGCGGGCATCGTCGCGCAGACCACCCAGTCGTTCGAGAACCTGATGAAGTTCGTATCCGCGGCGCTTGCGAAATTCCCCGAGGTGCGCGTCTACAACACGATCTGCCACGCCACGACCCTCCGGCAGAAGGAGTCGACCGCGGTGGCCGGGAAGGCGGACGTCATGATCGTCCTGGGCGGGTACAACAGCGCGAACACGAGGCGCCTCGCGCAGATCTGCAAGGAGATCAACCCCCGGACGCACCACATCGAGACGGCCGCCGAGCTCTCCCCCGACCTCGTGGCGGGGACGACGTGCGTCGGGGTGACGGCGGGGGCCTCCACGCCGCAGTGGATCATCGACGACCTGGTGGCGAAGATCCGGGAGATCTGGCGGGGCGAAGAGGTCGGCGTGGCTTATTACAAATGAGAAATCCGGGATTTTCTGTTATAGGTTGCATTGTTTACGGGATATGATATACGAGCAGAACCATTGACGAGGAGCGGCATCATGGATAACAAACCCGAGAACCAGGACCTCCCCGAGGGGAAAAACGGGAAAACGACCGAGGAAACGCCGGAGACCGGAAGGGCGGACGAGGATTTCGAAACCCTCTACCAGGAAAGCCTCGAGAACCCCGAGGAAGGCGAAATCATCCACGGGGTGGTGATCAAGGTCCTCAAGGAGTACGTGGCGGTCAACATCAACCGGAAGTCCGAGGGGATGCTCCCCCTGACCGACCTGACGGAAGAGGAGAGGGAGACCCTCTCTCCCGGCGATCCTCTCGACGTGATGGTCGAGCGGTACGACTCCTCGCAGGGATTCGTTCTTCTCTCTCGGGAAAAGGTCCTGAGGGCGAGGATCTGGGACGATCTGCAGAAGGCCCACGACGAGGGGACCCCCGTCCAGGGCAGGATCGTGGCAAAGGTGAAGGGCGGCTTCACGGTCGATGTCGGGGGGGTGAAGGCCTTCCTGCCGGGGAGCCAGGTCGACATCCGGCCGGTGCGGGACAACGAGGCCGTGATCGACCTCCAGGGGAAGTTCAAGGTGTTGAAGCTTTCCCGCAAGAAGGCCAACGTCGTCGTGTCGCGCCGGGTCCACCTCGAGGAAGAGCGGGAGACCCGGAAGAAGGTCCTGCTCGACAGCATCCGGGAGGGGGACGAGGTCGAGGCGCGGGTGAAGAACATCACCGATTACGGCGTCTTCATGGACCTGGGCGGACTCGACGGGCTGATGCACATCACCGACATGAGTTACGGCAAGATCGCCCATCCGTCCCACATGTGCAAGGTCGGCGAGTCGCTCAAGGTGAAGGTCATCCGGTTCGACCGGGAGAGGGGGCGCATCTCCCTGGGGCTCAGGCAGATGCGGCCGGACCCCTGGCTCGACATCGAGCAGCGGTACCGCGTGGGAAGCAGGCTCTCGGGCCGCGTCACGAACATCACCCGGTACGGCGCGTTCATCGAGCTCGAGCAGGGCGTGGAGGGTCTCCTCCACGTCTCCGAGATGTCCTGGAGCAAGCGGCTCAAGGACCCCTCCGAGGTCATGAAGCCGGGGGACGCCGTCGACGTCGTGGTCCTGAAGCTGGAAAAGGAGAACAAGAAGATCTCCCTGGGCTACAAGCAACTCCTCGTGAACCCCTGGGAACAGCTCCGGGCGGCGCACCCGGAGGGGTCGGTGGTCGAGGGCGTGGTGAAGAACCTCACCGATTTCGGCGCGTTCGTCGACATCGGCGAGGAGATCGACGGCCTGGTCCACATCTCGGACATCTCCTGGAACCAGCGGGTCAAGCACCCCGGCGAGGTTCTGAAAAAAGGGGAGAAGATCGGGGCGAAGGTGCTCAAGATCGACCCGGAGGCGCACAAGTTCTCGCTCGGGATCAAGCATCTGACCCCGGATCCGTGGGACGGGGTCGAAGGCCGGTTCAAGAAGGGCGACCACGTCGTCGGCCGCATCACCCGGGTGGCCGACTTCGGCGTCTTCGTCGAGCTCGCGGAGGGTGTGGAGGGGCTCGTGCACATCTCCGAGCTTTCCAAGGAGAAGGTCGAAACCCCGGGTGCCCTGTTCAAGGAAGGGGACGAAGTGGGGGCCGTCGTCCTCTCCGTGGACCGCGCCAACAAGAAGATATCCTTAAGCATCCGCTCGTATCAGGACGGTGTGGATCGCAAGGACGTGGAATCCTACCTGAAGCAGCCCACCGAGCTGCAGGAAACGTCGACCGCTCTGGGGGAGGCGATGCGCCGGGCCCAGATGAAGATGAACGAGGAGTGACCGCGGGGTTCGGATGAGCGCAGAAAGGTTTTCCTACACCCCGTCGCGCCCGCGGCGGCCGCTCCTTCGCGGGTGCCTGATCATGGTCCTCGTCCTGGGGGCGGTCTTCGGCCTTCTCGCCGTCGTGTCGAAGATGCAGGGGTTCTCCTTCGTGCGGGGGGAGAAGGTCGCCATCCTTCCGATCAGCGGGCTGATCACCGACTCCGAGGGGACGATCGAGCAGCTGAAGAAATTCGCCAAGGACGACTCGGTGAAAGCGATCGTCGTGCGGCTCAACACGCCCGGAGGGGGGGTGGGCCCCTCCCAGGAGATCTACGAGGAAGTCCGGAAGATCCGCGGGAAGAAGGTGGTCGTGGCGTCCATGGGCGCGCTGGCGGCCTCGGGAGGGTATTACATCGCCTGCGGGGCCGACAAGATCTTCGCCAACCCCGGGACGATCACCGGCTCGATCGGGGTCCTCATGCAGTTCGTGAACGTGAAGGATTTGATCGAGAAGATCGGGGTGAAGGGGTTCGTGATCAAGAGCGGCAGCTTCAAGGACACCGGCTCCCCGGTCCGGGAGATGAGCCCGGAGGAGAGGAAGCTCCTCCAGAGCGTGATCGACAACGTCCACTCCCAGTTCGTGAACGCCGTGGTCGAGGGGCGCAAGCTTCCGCGCGAGGACGTCCTGGCGATCGCGGACGGCCGCATCCTCTCCGGGGAGCAGGCGAAGGAGCTGGGCCTGGTCGACGCGCTGGGCAACCAGGAGGATGCCGTGGCCGAGGCGGGGAAGATGGCGAAGATCGAAGGGGAGCCCCGGGTCGTCACTCCCCCGAAGAAAAAGTTTTCCATTCTGGATTTGCTAAGGGAAGAGGCGAAAAGTATAATCGACGAGAAATTGGCGCAGACCCGTACCCGGATCGACTACCTTGCACAATAATTTTTCCGGAGGAGACACAAGGATGACGAAAAGCGATCTGGTGCAAAAACTGTCGGAGAAGATCTCCACCCTGACCAAGAAGGAGTGCGAGGTCATCGTGGACACGGTCTTCCAGAACATGAGGGACGCCCTGCATCGGGGGGAGAAGATCGAGATCCGGGGCTTCGGCAGTTTTACGGTCCGCCTTCGTCGGGCCAAGGAGGGACGGAACCCCAAGACCGGGGAGAAAGTCTCCATTCCCGAGAAGCGGATCCCTTTTTTCAAAGTCGGCAAGGAACTGCGGGAACTGGTCAACGGCTGACCGCTTCCCATGGAAAGGATGTTCTCTCCCTGGCGGATGGAGTATGTCCGGGGGGGCGGCTCGGGCGGGCCCCGGTGCATCTTCTGCCTCGGGGAGGAGGACCGCCGGGACCCCGAGCGTCTGGTCCTGGGCATCTATCCGAACACGCTCGCGATCTGCAACCGGTATCCCTATAACAACGGGCACGTGCTTGTCGCCCCGCGCCGTCACGTCGACGACCTGACCCTCCTGTCGGGGGAGGAACTGAGAGAGCTCATCTCCCTCGTCGCGCTGGGGTCGAAGGCCCTCGCGGAGGAGTACTCCCCCGAGGGGTTGAACGTGGGGATGAATTTGGGCAAGGTCGCCGGGGCGGGGATCACCGAACACCTCCACATCCACCTCATTCCCCGCTGGGGCGGGGACACCAGTTTCATGACATCCGCCTTGACGACGAGGGTCCTCCCCGAGTCGCTCCCGCAGACGCACGGCCGGCTGTCGGTCCGTTTCGGTGCGCTGACGCCGTAACGCAACAAGGGGATTCGGAAGGAAGATGTCTACCCAGCTCACTCCCGCGATGCGGCAGTACGTGGAGATCAAGTCCCGGTACCGGGACTGCATCCTCTTCTTCCGCATGGGCGATTTCTACGAGATGTTCTTCGAGGACGCCATCCGGGCCTCCCGCCTGCTTGACATCGCGCTCACCTCCCGCGACAAGGAGGCGAACATCCCGATGTGCGGGATCCCGTACCACGCCCGCAACGCCTATCTCTCGAAACTGATCCGGCAGGGGTGCAAGGTGGCGATCTGCGAGCAGATCGAGGAGCCGGGGGGCCGGGGGCTGTTCCGCCGGGAGGTGACCGAGGTCGTGACCCCCGGGCTTGTCTTCCACGAGGAGTGCCTGGACGCACGCGGGAACAACTTCCTGGCCGCCGTGCGGTTTGCCCCCCCCTTCGCCTATGCGGCCCTCGACGCCACGACGGGGGAGTTCTTCTACGAGGCGTGCGACTCGCCGGAAAGCCTGGCCGACGCCCTGTACCTCCTGGCCCCCGCCGAGTTCGTCTTCCGGGAAGGGGAGGGGGCGCCGCCGGCCGCGGGGGCCGGCGGGGCGAAGGGGCGGCTCGGGAGGATCCTGGAGGGAAAGCTCGCCACATCGCTGTCCCCCGTCGCCGTCGACGGCTTTTCCGTCCCGCGGACGATCGAGGGCCTGCCGGGGGCCGACCACCCCGCGCACGGCGCGGTCCTCGCCGCGCTGTATTACCTGCACCTGCATCAGCCCGCCGCGCTCGCGGAAGTGTCGCGCGCGACCGAACGGGAGGGGCGCCGGTACCTGGCGATGGACGAGACCGCCGTGCGGACGCTCGAGGTCTTCTCGACGCTGTCCGGGGAGCGCAAAGGGAGCCTCCTATGGGCGGTGGACCGCACCCGGACGCCGATGGGGGCGAGGCTCCTTCGGGCCTGGATCTCCGCGCCCCTCGTCGACGTGGCGCGGATCGGGGAGAGGAACGGGGCGGTCGCCGAGCTCGCGGAGAACCCCGCGGACCGCCGGGAGCTCGGAGGCCGGCTCTCCGGCATGCCGGACCTGTCCCGGCTGGCGTCCCGGCTCGCCCAGGATCGATCGGGCCCGAGGGACGTCGTTTCCCTGTCCGCGGCGCTTGCGATCCTGCCCGGCATCCGGGAGCTGTTGGCCGGCGCGGCCTCCCCCCTGCTCGCGGGGGCGAAGGACCGTCTCGGGGACCACGGGGAGGTCGTCGGGAAGATCACCGCGGCGCTTGTCGACCCCGCCCCCGCGGGGATGAAGGACGGAAGCGTAATCCGCCCGGGGCACGATTCGCGCGTCGACGAACTGTCGCACCTGCTCACCCACGGGAAGGGGATGCTCGCGGAGATGGAGGCGCGGGAGCGGCAGCGGACCGGGATTTCGAATCTCAAGGTCCGGTACAACCGCGTCTTCGGATACTATCTCGAGGTGTCGCGCTCCCATCTCGAGCGGGTGCCGGGCGACTATGTCCGGAAGCAGACCCTGGTGAACGCGGAGCGCTTCATCACGCCGGAGCTCAAGGACTTCGAGGCGAAGGTGCTGCGGGCCGAGGAGGAGTGCAACGCGCGGGAGGAGGAGCTTTTCCTCGCGCTGCGCGAGGAGCTGAAGGAATATCTGCCGGAGATCACCCGGGCGGCGGAAGCGGTCGCGGAGATCGACGTCCTGTCGTCGTTCGCGGAGCTGGCCGCGGGCAGCGGCTACTGCCGGCCGGTCATGAACGAGGGACGGGAGATCGTCATCGAGAACGGCAGGCACCCCGTGGTCGAGCGGATTCTGGGCCGCCACGCCTTCGTCCCCAACGACTGCCGGCTTGCCCCCGACGGGACCCAGCTCGCCCTGATCACGGGGCCCAACATGGCCGGGAAGTCCACCTACATCCGGCAGGTGGCGCTCATCGTTCTCCTGGCCCACGCGGGCTCCTTCGTGCCCGCCGAGCGGGCGGAGATCGGCGTGGTCGACCGGATCTTCACCCGGATCGGCGCGTCCGACGACATCTCCCGGGGGGAGAGCACCTTCATGGTGGAGATGCGGGAGACCTCCCGGATCCTGGCGGGCCTGACCCCGCGCACGCTCGTCGTGCTCGACGAGGTGGGGAGGGGGACGAGCACCTTCGACGGCCTCTCCATCGCCTGGGCGGTGGCGGAGTTCCTCCACGAGTCCCCGCACCGGCCCAAGGTCCTCTTCGCCACGCACTTCCACGAGGTCACCGACATCGCGCGGACCTCCCCGCGGGCGAAGAACTTTCACGTCTCCGTCCGGGAGTGGCAGGGGGAGATCATCTTCCTGCGCCGCATCGACGAGGGGAGCGCGAGCAAGTCGTACGGGATCCAGGTGGCCCGGCTGGCGGGGCTGCCCGACCCCGTAATCGCAAGAGCCCGAGATATTTTGAAAAATCTCGAATCCGCCGAGTATAATGAATACGGGCTGCCCAGCATCGCCGGACCCGGCTTCCCGGGAAGCGCCGAAAGGAGCCAGATGGAGCTGTTCGGCGGACGCAAGGGGGCCCCGGACGACGACGCCGTGCTCGAGGAGATCCGGAAGGCCGACGCCGATCGGCTGTCGCCCCTGGACGCACTCCTGCACCTGGCGGCGTGGAAAGAGAGGTTGGCAAAGGGGAAACGTTGAGTTCCCTCTCCCGCAATCTGCTCGCGGCCATCGCCGCCGCGTTCCTGCTCTCTCCGCCCCACGTGTTTCCGTCTTCCGCCGGCCTCTCCCTCGTATCCGACATCCGCGCCTGGACGAACGAGGAATACACCCGCGTCGTCATCGACCTGGAGGCGGACGCGAAGTACGAGGCGAACTTCCTGCGCGCCGACCCCGCGAAAAATCTCCCCCCCCGGATCTTCATCGACATCCGCGGGGCGGACCTCCGGGAGCAGATCGTGCGGCAGCCGGTGGAGGTGAACAACGGATTGTTGACCCGCGTCCGCGCGGGCCGGTTCCGGGCGGGCGTGGTGCGCGTCGTCATCGACCTCGAGCGGGAGAGCGGGTACCGCGTGTTCGACCTCTCCGACCCTTCCCGGATCATCGTGGACGTCGAAGGGGCGGGGGATGCCGGGAGACAGCCCGCCGTCCCCGGCCGGGGCGGGAAGATCGTCGTCATGCTCGACCCGGGCCACGGCGGGAAGGATCCGGGGGCGACCGGCCCCACCGGGTTGCAGGAAAAGGACGTTGTGCTGACGATCGGGCGGATGGTCCGGGAGAAGCTCTCCCGGTTCCCCGAGTTCGACACCCGCATGACCCGGGACCGCGACATCTTCCTCCCGCTCGAGGAGCGGACCGCGATGGCCAACAAGGCGGACGCCGACATCTTCGTGTCGCTCCACATCAATGCGAGCCGGAACCGCAGCGCCGAGGGGATCTCCACCTACGTCCTGAGCCACGCCACGGACCGGGAGGCGCTCGAGCTCGCCGCCCGCGAGAACGGGGTCTCCGTGCAGAAGCTGTCCGCGGTCAAGTTCATCATTGACGACCTGTCCACCTACGGCAGGAAGAAGGAGTCGCTCAAGCTCGCCAAGACGGTGAACGACGCCATCGTCCGGAACATCAGCACCCGGCACGGCCCCGTGAACGACCTGGGGCTCAAGCAGGCCCCCTTCTACGTTCTGGTGGGCGCCCGGATGACGGCCGTCCTCGTGGAGACCTCCTTCATCAGCAACCGCAGCGAAGAGGCCCGGCTGCGCCGCCACGAATATCTGGAGACGATCGCCGACAGCGTGGTGGAGGCCATCCGGTATTACGGGGAAAAAGGCGTGCTTGCCCGCGCGGGTTCGTGAGGCGTTCGCGATGTCCGTCCCCCTTTCTCTCGCGGAGACCCTCCGGACGGACCTGTCCGAGCGCGATCTCGTCGAAACCCTGAAATCCTACCTGGCCGGGACCCTTGCCGCCCTGAAGGAGGAGCAGCGCCTCGGGCCGGGGGGAGGGCTGGCCGCCTGCCGGAAATATTCGGACGCGATGGACAACGTGGTGCAGGCCCTGCACGACCGCGCCCGGGGGAAGTTCCTGTCCTCCGCGCCCGACCTGAAATACCGGCTGGCGGTCATCCCGGTCGGCGGCTACGGACGGCGGGAACTGTGCCCGAAATCCGACATCGACCTTCTCTTCCTCCACCCCTACAAGGTGGACCCGTACGTGGAGGCGATGACGGAGCGGATCCTGTACCCCCTCTGGGACCTGGGGCTCGACGTCGGGCACAGCGTCCGCAACGTGAAGGAGACGATCAGGATGGCGTCGGCGGACGACTCGATCCGCACGGCGCTCATGGATTTCCGGCTCGTCGCGGGGGACGGGCCGTTCTTCCGGGAGGCGACGAAGGAGATCGAGAAGTTCCTCTTCTTCGTCGAGGCGGACCGCTTCATCGAGAAGAAGCTGAACGAGATGCGGAACCGCCACGCCAAGTACGGGGAGACGGTCTACGTCCTGGAGCCCAACGTCAAGGAGGGGAAGGGCGGGCTTCGCGACATCCACTCCGCCGTGTGGGCGGCGCGGATCAAGTACAAGTGCAAGAACCTGATCGAGCTCCGCAACAAGGGGGTGATCGGCGAGAAGACCGTGCCGGC contains:
- a CDS encoding N-acetylmuramoyl-L-alanine amidase, which codes for MSSLSRNLLAAIAAAFLLSPPHVFPSSAGLSLVSDIRAWTNEEYTRVVIDLEADAKYEANFLRADPAKNLPPRIFIDIRGADLREQIVRQPVEVNNGLLTRVRAGRFRAGVVRVVIDLERESGYRVFDLSDPSRIIVDVEGAGDAGRQPAVPGRGGKIVVMLDPGHGGKDPGATGPTGLQEKDVVLTIGRMVREKLSRFPEFDTRMTRDRDIFLPLEERTAMANKADADIFVSLHINASRNRSAEGISTYVLSHATDREALELAARENGVSVQKLSAVKFIIDDLSTYGRKKESLKLAKTVNDAIVRNISTRHGPVNDLGLKQAPFYVLVGARMTAVLVETSFISNRSEEARLRRHEYLETIADSVVEAIRYYGEKGVLARAGS
- the mutS gene encoding DNA mismatch repair protein MutS, giving the protein MSTQLTPAMRQYVEIKSRYRDCILFFRMGDFYEMFFEDAIRASRLLDIALTSRDKEANIPMCGIPYHARNAYLSKLIRQGCKVAICEQIEEPGGRGLFRREVTEVVTPGLVFHEECLDARGNNFLAAVRFAPPFAYAALDATTGEFFYEACDSPESLADALYLLAPAEFVFREGEGAPPAAGAGGAKGRLGRILEGKLATSLSPVAVDGFSVPRTIEGLPGADHPAHGAVLAALYYLHLHQPAALAEVSRATEREGRRYLAMDETAVRTLEVFSTLSGERKGSLLWAVDRTRTPMGARLLRAWISAPLVDVARIGERNGAVAELAENPADRRELGGRLSGMPDLSRLASRLAQDRSGPRDVVSLSAALAILPGIRELLAGAASPLLAGAKDRLGDHGEVVGKITAALVDPAPAGMKDGSVIRPGHDSRVDELSHLLTHGKGMLAEMEARERQRTGISNLKVRYNRVFGYYLEVSRSHLERVPGDYVRKQTLVNAERFITPELKDFEAKVLRAEEECNAREEELFLALREELKEYLPEITRAAEAVAEIDVLSSFAELAAGSGYCRPVMNEGREIVIENGRHPVVERILGRHAFVPNDCRLAPDGTQLALITGPNMAGKSTYIRQVALIVLLAHAGSFVPAERAEIGVVDRIFTRIGASDDISRGESTFMVEMRETSRILAGLTPRTLVVLDEVGRGTSTFDGLSIAWAVAEFLHESPHRPKVLFATHFHEVTDIARTSPRAKNFHVSVREWQGEIIFLRRIDEGSASKSYGIQVARLAGLPDPVIARARDILKNLESAEYNEYGLPSIAGPGFPGSAERSQMELFGGRKGAPDDDAVLEEIRKADADRLSPLDALLHLAAWKERLAKGKR
- a CDS encoding HIT domain-containing protein; translation: MERMFSPWRMEYVRGGGSGGPRCIFCLGEEDRRDPERLVLGIYPNTLAICNRYPYNNGHVLVAPRRHVDDLTLLSGEELRELISLVALGSKALAEEYSPEGLNVGMNLGKVAGAGITEHLHIHLIPRWGGDTSFMTSALTTRVLPESLPQTHGRLSVRFGALTP